The Salvelinus namaycush isolate Seneca chromosome 26, SaNama_1.0, whole genome shotgun sequence genomic sequence ttcaaatgggGAGACACTCCAGAACCAaacttcaaagggggagacactccagAACCAAACTGCGACAggcctatatctatcctaccctgcctttctaaggtcttcgaatgTCAAGttaaacagattaccgaccatttcgaatcccaccgtaccttctccgctatgcaatctggtttcagagttggtcataggtgcacctcagccacactcaaggtcctaaacgatatcataaccgccatcgataagagacaatactgtgcagccatattcatcgacctggccaaggctttcgactctgtcaatcaccacattcttatcggcagactcaacagtcttggtttctcatatgattgcctcgcctggttcaccaactacttctctgatagagttcagtgtgtcaaatcggatggcctgttgtccggacctctggcagtctctatgggggtaccacagggttcaattttcgggccgactctcttctctgtatacatcaatgatgttgctcttgctgctggtgatactctgatccacctctatgcagacgacaccattctgtatacttctggcccttctttggacactgttaactaacctccagacgaacttcaatgccatacaactctccttccgtggtccccaactactcttaaatgcaagtaaaactaaatgcatgctcttcaaccgatcgctgcccgcacctgcctgcccgtccaacatcactactctggacggttctgacttagaatatgtggactacaaatacctaggtgtctggttagactgtaaactctccttccagactcatattaaacatctccaatccaaaattaaatctagatttggcttcctatttcgcaacaaagcatccttcactcatgctgccaaacataccctcgtaaaactgaccatcctaccgatcctcgacgatgtcatttacaaaatagcctccaacactctactcaacaaattggatgcagtctatcacagtgccatccgttttgtcaccaaagacccatatactacccaccactgcgacctgtacgctctcgttggctggccctcgcttcatactcgttgccactggctccaggtcatctataagtctttgctaggtaaagccccgccttatctcagctcactggtcaccatagcagcacccacccgtagcacgcgctccagcaggtatatctcactggtcacgcccaaagccaattcctcctttggccgcctttccttctagttctctgctgccaatgactggaacgaactgcaaaaatcactgaagctggagctcacagatcactgcacatagcccatctgtaaatagcccacccaactacctcatccccatactgtatttatttatcttgctcctttgcaccccagcatctctacttgcacatctaccattccagtgtttaattgctatattgtaattacttcgccaccatggcctatttattgcattacctcccttatcttacctcatttgcacacaatgtatgtagacttttttattattgactgtatgtttgtttattccatgtgtacctctgtgttgttgtatgtgtcgaactgctttgctttatcttggccaggtcccagttgtaaatgagaacttgttctcaactagcctacctgcttaaataaaggtgggggaaaaaaagttaatttgtggaatttctctccttcttaatgcatttgggccaatcagttgtgttgtgacaaagtagggtggtacacagaagatagccctatttggtaaaataccaagtccatattatggcaagaactgttcaaataagcaaagagaaatgacagtccatccttactttaagacataaatggtcagtcaatatggaatatttcaagaactttcaaagtttcttcaagtgcagttgtaaCACTTGTTCAAGTGCATCtgtaattgagatggtttgggataagttggaccgcagtgaaggaaaagcagccaacaagtgctcagcatatgtgggaactccttcaatgtGTGAactactgttggaaaagcattccaggtgaagctggttgagagaatgccaagagtgtgcaaagctgtcatcaaggcaaagggttctttgaagaatctaaaatatattttgattcgtttaacacctttttggttactacattatttcattattgtcttcactattattctacaatgtagaaaatggtaaaaataaaataaaaacccttgaatgagtaggtgtttccaaacttttgaatggtactgtatatagtgtatctcTCACTCGCTCTTTATGAATGTGTCCTCACTTATGCGTTCACCTCTTTAGCATTCTCCCTCTGTACCTGAATGTATGCGCCATTTACTCTCTTtcacctctccctttctccctctcaatCAGAGACGAGTTGCTACTTCTcaaactctccatccctccctataTGGAGGAGTCTCTTCTCTCTTGGTCTCCCTCACACTCCCCCTTCCAATCACCTGGTGAGAGTGGGGGGACCTGGGGGCATTCTCACAGCCATTCAGATAGGGtggaatagagagagacagattgttACTCCTCTCCCATCATCCCTCTCATTGAGCCCGAGGATGTTCCCTGTCTCACCGTTCTCCTCAGCGAACTGCTTGGCCTCCTCATACGTGACATCTCTCTGGGCCTCCAGATCTGCTTTGTTACCTATGAGAATGATCACCTGTGGGAGGACAGAATGAGTCGGTCAGTCCTCCAGGCACCAAACACATTAACACAGTGGCAGTAGCAGCCTGGCAGGCACTAAACTCATCCTCACTCACTTATAGGCAGAAAACGACATACGAGACAGCTCAGACACACTTCACTGAGCGAGAGCTCTTACAGAACTTAGTACCAGTGGGAGAAATGGATTCAGCAATACTGTATCGGCTACACACCATGAAAGATACAGATATtaatattagaggtcgaccgattaatcggaatggccgattaattagggccgatttcaagtttatATAACAATCGGTAAtgggcatttttggacaccgatcatggctaattacattgcactccatgaggagactgcgtggcaggctgactacctgttatgcatctgcagcaaggagccaaggtaaggtgctagctaacgttaaaatcaatcaatcttaacataatcactagttaactacacatggttgatgatattactagtttatctagcttgtcctgcgttgcatgtaatcattgaatcacagcctacttcgccaaacgggtgatttaacaagcgcattcgcaaaaaaagcactgtcgttgcaccaatgtgtacctaaccataaacatcaatgcctttcttaaaatcaatacacaagtatatatttttaaacctgcatttttagttaatattgcctgctaacatgaatttattttaactagggaaattgtgttacttatcttgcgttctgtgcaacagagtctgggtatatgcagcagtttgggccgcctggctcattgcgaactgtgtgaagactatttattcctaacaaagacagccaacttcgccaaacgggatgatttaacaaaagcgcatttgcgaaaaaagcacaatcgttgcacgaatgtacctaaccataaacatcaatgcctttcttaaaatcaatacacagaagcatattttttttaacctgcatattaagttaaaagaaattcatgttagcgggcaatattaaactagggaaattgtgtcacttctcttgcgttcattgcacacagagtcagggtatatgcaacagtttgggccgcctggctcgttgcgaactaatttgccagaattttatgtaattatgacataacattgaaggttgtgcaatgtaacaggaatatttagacttatggatgccacccgttagataaaatacgtaacggttccgtatttcactgaaagaataaacgttttgttttcgaaattatagtttccggatttgaccatattaatgacctaaggctcatatttctgtgtgttattatattataattaagtctattatttgatagagcagcatgactgagcggtggtaggcagcagcaggctcgtaagcattcattcaaacagcactttactgtgtttgccagcagctcttcgcaatgctttaAGTATTGcgttgtttatgacttcaagcctatcaactcccgagattaggctggcaatactaaagtacctattagatcatccaatagtcaaaggtatatgaaatacaaatggtatagagagaaatagtcctataataactacaaacTAAAGCTTCTtgcctgggaatattgaagactcatgttaaaaggaaccaccagctttcatatgttctcatgttctgagcaaggaacttaaacgttagcttttttacatggcacatattgcacttttactttcttctccaacactttgtttttgcattatttaaaccaaatttaacatatttcattatttatttgagactaaattgattttattgatgtattatattaagttaaaataaaagtgttcattgttcattcagtattgttgtaattgtcattattacaaatatatatatatatatatatatatatatatataaaaaaatatatttttaaaaatatatataaatatataaaaaattaaaaaatatgcttcttttggtcctccaatcaatcggtatcagcgttgaaaaatcataatcggtcgacctctaatgaaTATACAACTTCCAATGCATCTGGGCACTAGTCATGTCCCATTTTCCAACGAGAGACTGTGGTCTTCGAGTACAAACAAGCCGACTGTGAGTGAGTTTAGGATGTTGACATTGTATAAGCAAGCTAGACGCATATTCTAATCTGTACATGAAAGCAGTGTGATTTGGCCATAATCATATTAGTCAAAATGCAATTTAGAGATGGACGGGGCTCTGGGGCATCAATCAAACACACTGGGTGTGCTGCGGTGGGATACAGCAGAGACACAAAGAGCATTAGATGAGAGAATGCAAGAAAGGGGACAGGGAGACTACTTGGTAGTACATCCAACCAGATAGTGTGTTTGACAGGCAGCTAGAGAGGAGCAGTGTGAAACCATACTCACAGTATTTGGGTTGGTCAGATTTCTGGCATCAGTCAGCCAGCTGCTGAGATGGTTGTACGTACTTCTCCTGTGGAACACACACAGGGAAGAGTGGGAGTTAGTTAACCTGGCGGCAGATCGGGACAAAACAGAGTGTGCCACATCATAAGTGGGATCAAAGGAGTGGCCGTGACGAATGGAGAAATGTTCCTGGGtctgtatctatatatatatccttTCACTAATAGAATAAACTTTCTGATATCGCTTACTGATTCTTCAGTTTTGACAACAGTTCTTACAGGCAGAGACACGGGTGTCAATATGGAACGCTAAAATTAGGCTAGGGAACAAACGAGCAATCGAATCCCAATTCATAAAACAGAGGCAATGATATGCTGCATAGACACTACTATTAGTGGGAAAACTACAATATAGAAATATTGCAATACTTAAAGCTTTACTCTGAGCCTATGCTTTCTATGAGAGGAGACAGACATTCCACTGTTAGTTTAGATGGCCACTGATACATTCTCACAGTTTGGGGGAGGAAAGTGGGGAGGGCAACAGGATGCAGACACCATGTTTGTTCAGGAAGAGAGGGGCACACTTTATGCCATCTGCCCCTTTTCCTTTCCTTTGTCTCGCACACAGACATATAGGCCTACAGACCGAGAGCAATCTGACTAGTACAGCTAACAGGGTGGGTTGTGTATTGTAGAACAAGCTGAGGGGACTAGGTGGGAGTAGGATGAAGTTGGCCCTAGATGCTTATCGGAGGccagttttttttacattttctgtaTGGTTTGAGCTAGGATTGGGGAAGGGTAATTTGACCCTAGCTCTTTGCCTACAGGCAGCTTCTACCTAGAGCATCAAGGTTCGGGCACATCGGCGTGTGTGCGCGTACCTGGTGATGTCGTAGACCATGAGTGCGCCCGCGGCCCCCCTGTAATAACTACGCGTGACGGCCCTGAAGCGCTCCTGGCCCGCCGTGTCCCAGATCTGCAGCTTGATCTTCTGGCCGCTCACCTCGATTATCCTCGTGCCAAACTCCACGCCGATCGTGTGGGGGCAGTCCGCCATGACTGGAGGAGCGAGAGGTGGGGAAAGGAATAGATCGTCAGTATAGCTATGAGGAATCCAAGGAGGCAACATTCCTCTATACACAGAATTCAATAAATACCAAAAACAGAGTATTGTCACTTTGTCAAGAGACATGAAGAGACTCTGGAGAGTGAACTACATCAGAGATCTGTacataatgacgagatgctcgtGTCTCCGCCCAAACAATAGGAGTCGTTTTCAGCCGACAAGTGTCGggccaaaataagcccatagaaacgcatagGTGAAACCTCTTGCATCGCATCTTCTTCTCCAACTACATCTCCCATCACGGAAGTCTGACTCAGTAGACCTTCCGCAGCCTGCctccctttctcgctctcccttcctcctctccggAGTGTCATTAGACTGCTGTGATTAACCTGCTCTCTACTCCATTTACCGTTACTACACCTCCTCCTTCCCCTGCacaatctctctcctctccctacagaACAGCCTGccagtggcacagctagcaccaACTTGAACTATGAACAGCACCCATATACATACGCATCTTTCCACACAGTCACGAACACATCCAACCACACAGAGAAAACAGGTGCACCCTTGACCGTATACACGCACTTCATCACCTCCATtgtgagggaacagagagagcaggtggGTTGAGTATCCATCTCAGACTGGCAGATCAGTTGGTTTTTACCACTTGCATTTCAATGTTAAGCAGAGACAGGGAGGAAGTCTTCAAACCTGGCATTCAGCACTCACAAAGCAGCTGCCTGTTCCGAGCCCAAGACTACGGGCCATGCAGGATGCGATGCTAGATAGATGAATGAGGAGCAGAGCATCTGCATTTACTGCTGCCTGCTAATAATGCcattaaaatgcattcaaaagCCTGGGTGTTATAGTGAAGTGACTGAGGCTACAGCTGAGAAAGCACACACAAATAACATGAAGCAGACACACATTTCAAAGTGGCACccacactctccccctctctcaatgAGCTGAAGTCATCAGAGGGGATTTACAGTGAGACAGTCCATTCCTACAGCCTGTGTGAGATGGGGGGGTATCTGTCTGGAGTCAGTGGGGATGTACTTACATTTCTTCTCTGTGAACTGGTGAAGCAAACATGACTTCCCTACCCCCATGtcccctacagagagagagagagagagggagatgtgtcAGGATCCATGTTCAAATATTAACATTACATACAAGACGGAGaggacaaaaaaaacacacagacatacaactTGTTTCATATTTTCCTATGAAGGGATCCGTTTTCACTGACCACTCGGTCtgaccaggaacaactctggtTGTAACACAGAAAGAGcatcttccctctccccctcagacATTGTTAACAGAATGCTATGGTGGTTGCCATGTGTGTGCTTTACACATATGGAGGGCACTTGAAGAGGCAGCATGAACAGGCCTGCAGGGCTTTGACTTAAGAGCTGGCATGGTTACCTCTAGTGGAGTGGGGAGAGCAGAgcattttatttactttttaaagctgcaatatgtaactttttgggtgacccaaccaatttcacatagaaatgtgagtcatagatctgtcattcttatTGAAAGCATGTCTAAGAatcagtagatctgttctatgtgtgctagtTCTAGGCTTAACATTCTTGCATCTTCTGCagtcggttttgtacaccagcttcaaacagctgaataaTACAATATTTGtagttattgaaaatatatttcacagcggtttagatggtacaatgttTCTGAATACttgtttgttttgtcacaaactgaaattaggcgaactactcaaatttttgcaaccaggaaatggcggagccaTTTccgcatattgcacctttaaggcCTATACACTAATGTCTGCTCTAGCTACGGAGCTAAAGTgacgtgtgtgtgttgtatgacCACATTGATGTCTGGGTAACAGACAGCAAACAAGAGGAGCACACGACAGGGCCTTTGGCAGTTGTCAAACAAGTCCAAAGTTGACATTGAGGTGGGGTTTTTAAAAGCCTCAATGCAGCAGGGTAAACCACCTCCAGGGAGTTGGAGATGAAGAGATATGGAGATTTAACTTCCCTATTTTGAGGTGACAAACTGGTTGGAAAATACACTAAGGGGAAGAGTGGAATGCACAACAAGATAAAACTACCACCTCAACTCAGAACATTTTGGCCAGGGCTATGCACCAACAATACATAAGGTTAATGTACTCTCATTGCTTCTGTTGGTAATTTAGATCAAACAGGAGAGCAATCGTTCTTTTTTAAGTTCATTAATAACCCCGTTACGAGCACATTGTCGGTACAGTATGTCATTAGAACACAAACCATTTTGCTTTGCTTAGGCTAGCTTCCGGGGAAAACATTTATTGATGAAAACGTTTTAAAGCCCTGCGAGATGGCGACCACATACCGAATCAAAAGGAATCTGCTGTAATGAGGTCATGGTTGAGACCTGGAGTAAtcctgaccacatgacctgaccaggacAAACTCCTGAGCTACGGTTCTAGTCTCGTGATGGGTGCTCTTTCAGGGCTTGTAGCATCTCAGTGAGCTGTGTGCTAACTGCAGCCAATGGGTGACCTACATACAGCACAGCActgtacacacaaacaaacaggccTCCATTCCAATCCAGTCAACACGCATGCTCGCGGCTCACTTACCGATGATGATGTATTTGAAAATGTAGGAGTAGTTGTACGGTGCGGTGGCCATCGTGGctctgaaagagagagaacgGTTCAAGATGAGTCAGAGAAAGAATCAGGGTGCTGTCTATGAATCTACTCTAGCTGAGCACCATGCAGAAACCA encodes the following:
- the LOC120021212 gene encoding ras-related protein Rab-14-like, producing the protein MATAPYNYSYIFKYIIIGDMGVGKSCLLHQFTEKKFMADCPHTIGVEFGTRIIEVSGQKIKLQIWDTAGQERFRAVTRSYYRGAAGALMVYDITRRSTYNHLSSWLTDARNLTNPNTVIILIGNKADLEAQRDVTYEEAKQFAEENGLLFLEASAKTGENVEDAFLEAAKKIYQNIQDGSLDLNAAESGVQHKPSAPQGGRLITNEPQPQREGCGC